A stretch of Phragmites australis chromosome 12, lpPhrAust1.1, whole genome shotgun sequence DNA encodes these proteins:
- the LOC133886135 gene encoding probable E3 ubiquitin-protein ligase ARI5, with protein sequence MATGDGYGDGESGRSKRRRGAGDCTCDDDIESGRNKRCQVAAGSTGHDSESGNSIDRGSDAYGGHAEEADNDGYYTGDGLYDDTDDDEGGYDEAPKAVATSEPAPAGKRYIVLTEDDVRERQEGDTAKVAEVLSIPSGFAAVLLRHFKWRVVRVLEEWFSDDRRVREAVGLRAYGVPVPMAVNPRQLDCAICFGRFSAGGMRSAGCAHYYCDDCWRGYIHAAVGDGARCLALRCPDLSCSAAVVRELIDEAAEDADKTLYAQFTLRSYVEESGGRFKWCPGPDCSLAAEFLGCASEDDATDVLCECKHCFCWSCGEESHRPVSCDTVRAWLAKNNSDSATASWVLANTKRCPKCRRPIEKNQGCMRMTCSFPCGHQFCWLCLDPWNHHTGCDGFRIQQDELGKKLALTLEEERRRQAKASLDRYLYHYERWSANQTSRRKVFKDLAELESSELEKMAATVDLPVGNFDFLTKAYRQIADGRRVLQWAYAYGYYLDPERDAAKRALFEDLQDQANSWLERLHGCAELERKEIFCAQGKAAVVSELLRYYKKKVIDLTAATRTFLGNLVKAFEIDLPEFKSLN encoded by the coding sequence ATGGCAACAGGCGACGGCTACGGCGACGGCGAGAGCGGCCGCAGCAAGAGACGCCGAGGAGCCGGCGACTGCACGTGCGACGACGACATAGAGAGCGGCCGCAACAAGAGATGCCAAGTTGCCGCTGGCTCTACGGGTCACGACAGCGAGAGCGGAAATTCCATAGACCGCGGCAGCGACGCTTATGGAGGGCATGCTGAGGAAGCAGACAACGACGGCTACTACACCGGCGACGGTTTGTACGACGACACCGACGATGATGAAGGAGGGTATGATGAGGCACCGAAGGCCGTGGCCACTTCGGAGCCCGCGCCCGCCGGGAAAAGGTACATCGTTCTGACCGAAGACGACGTCCGCGAACGGCAAGAAGGGGACACGGCCAAGGTCGCCGAGGTCCTGTCGATCCCGTCGGGCTTCGCGGCCGTCCTGCTGCGGCACTTCAAGTGGAGGGTCGTGCGGGTCCTGGAGGAGTGGTTCTCCGACGACCGGCGCGTCCGCGAGGCCGTCGGCCTGCGGGCATACGGTGTCCCCGTGCCCATGGCGGTGAATCCCCGGCAGCTCGACTGCGCCATATGTTTCGGCCGTTTCTCCGCCGGCGGTATGCGATCGGCAGGGTGCGCGCACTACTACTGTGACGATTGCTGGCGCGGGTACATCCACGCAGCGGTTGGCGACGGCGCGCGGTGCCTGGCCCTGCGGTGCCCGGACCTGTCCTGCTCGGCGGCCGTCGTCCGGGAGCTCATCGACGAGGCGGCCGAGGACGCCGACAAGACCCTGTACGCGCAGTTCACGCTTCGGTCCTACGTGGAGGAGAGCGGCGGCAGGTTCAAGTGGTGCCCCGGCCCCGATTGCAGCCTCGCCGCGGAGTTTCTCGGCTGCGCCAGCGAGGACGACGCGACGGATGTGCTCTGCGAGTGCAAGCACTGCTTCTGCTGGAGCTGCGGTGAGGAGTCGCACCGGCCGGTGTCGTGCGACACGGTGCGCGCGTGGCTGGCCAAGAACAACTCCGACTCGGCAACAGCGAGCTGGGTGCTGGCCAACACGAAGCGCTGCCCCAAGTGCCGGCGGCCGATCGAGAAGAACCAGGGGTGCATGCGCATGACGTGCAGCTTCCCATGCGGCCACCAGTTCTGCTGGCTCTGCCTCGATCCGTGGAATCACCACACCGGCTGCGACGGCTTCCGGATTCAGCAGGACGAGCTCGGCAAGAAGCTCGCCCTCACcttggaggaggagcggcggcggcaggccaAGGCGTCGCTCGACAGGTACCTGTACCACTACGAGCGCTGGTCGGCCAACCAAACGTCACGGCGGAAGGTGTTCAAGGACTTGGCCGAGCTGGAGAGCTCCGAGCTCGAGAAGATGGCTGCCACggtggaccttccggtgggtaaCTTCGACTTCCTGACCAAGGCGTACCGGCAGATCGCCGACGGCCGGCGGGTACTGCAGTGGGCGTACGCGTACGGGTACTACCTGGACCCGGAGCGCGACGCGGCCAAGCGCGCCCTGTTCGAGGACCTGCAGGACCAGGCAAACTCGTGGCTGGAGCGCCTGCACGGCTGCGCCGAgctggagaggaaggagatctTCTGTGCCCAGGGCAAGGCCGCCGTCGTCTCCGAGCTGTTGAGGTACTACAAGAAAAAGGTGATTGACCTCACCGCGGCGACGCGAACCTTCTTGGGGAACCTTGTGAAAGCGTTCGAGATCGATCTGCCTGAGTTCAAGTCATTGAACTAG